A genomic stretch from Chitinophagaceae bacterium includes:
- the porQ gene encoding type IX secretion system protein PorQ: MYGSIVFLLSTILFSASLFSQTLGGKTAYNFLRFPASPQLSALGGINLSNQSNDLSLAFQNPAQLDSTMHTQMVANFNSLYAGVKNVHWMLAYRHPKLQTNFAAAILFFDYGTTQQTDAAGNILGSYKPSDFVVQLSASREYMNRWKYGLTIKYLASNYGIYRSSAIAADVGILYRDSANLLQASVVAVNMGGQLKRYNPAEPEELPFDLQVGISKRLAKAPIQFSATAHHLHRFNIFYNDTLFNNDNGISNANNKKFTFNKLFQHFVFSTQILIGQRVEVTAAYNILRGKELKIYNSANGLTGFSLGIGMILPKLQLRYARTHLQNNIAYNQLGLNIPLNKYFGLGDWGEKIGW, encoded by the coding sequence CTGTATGGTTCGATTGTTTTTTTACTGAGCACTATCTTATTTTCAGCAAGCCTGTTTTCACAAACACTGGGCGGGAAAACTGCTTATAATTTTTTACGTTTCCCTGCATCACCACAATTGTCGGCATTGGGAGGTATCAATCTCAGTAATCAATCGAATGACCTCTCATTAGCTTTTCAAAACCCTGCCCAGCTCGATTCAACTATGCATACGCAAATGGTGGCTAATTTCAATTCATTATATGCAGGAGTGAAGAATGTACACTGGATGCTTGCTTACCGTCACCCCAAACTGCAAACCAATTTTGCCGCAGCCATTTTGTTTTTTGATTATGGCACTACGCAGCAAACAGATGCTGCCGGAAATATTCTGGGCAGTTATAAACCAAGTGATTTTGTTGTTCAGCTTTCTGCAAGCCGTGAATACATGAACAGGTGGAAGTATGGATTAACGATAAAGTATCTGGCCAGTAACTATGGCATCTACCGTTCAAGTGCCATTGCTGCTGATGTGGGTATATTGTACAGGGATTCTGCAAACCTGCTACAGGCAAGTGTGGTAGCAGTGAATATGGGGGGACAGCTGAAACGTTATAATCCTGCTGAACCGGAAGAGCTGCCCTTTGATCTGCAGGTAGGGATCTCCAAACGATTGGCGAAAGCACCCATTCAGTTTTCAGCAACAGCACATCATTTGCATCGCTTCAATATTTTTTACAACGATACATTGTTCAATAATGATAATGGGATAAGTAATGCAAACAATAAAAAGTTTACGTTTAATAAACTGTTTCAGCATTTTGTTTTCTCCACACAGATCCTGATTGGTCAGCGGGTGGAAGTAACTGCAGCTTATAATATTCTGCGTGGAAAAGAATTGAAGATCTACAATTCAGCCAATGGATTAACTGGTTTTTCATTGGGAATTGGAATGATTCTTCCCAAACTTCAGTTACGTTACGCAAGAACTCATTTGCAGAATAATATTGCTTACAACCAGCTTGGCCTAAACATTCCGCTTAATAAATACTTTGGCTTGGGTGATTGGGGAGAGAAGATAGGGTGGTGA